One Gordonia sp. SID5947 genomic region harbors:
- a CDS encoding MinD/ParA family protein yields the protein MTYDDSGSLDNSGVPAPPPWLQFAEPEPPAAPQPTPREQPAYPPTQEQARREMPPGPDGPGGQGPQAADPEPTDGETRPFDGAPFEGAPFEGAGPQRPPADMPGPGMPPQGMPPQQAGPFPHQPPRQPHFPPQMPPGGPGYPPAPQFGPGAPYGGPPMGPAGYRDPQSGPGLDEVALIRKARRAPSRGWRRAVHTMSAGAINPGESASDIEYKHLLERVNRPVRGDYRIAVLSLKGGVGKTTTTVGLGSTFASLRGDRVIAVDANPDLGTLAQRIPQQTRSTVRDLLADANVYRYSDVRAHTSQSPSRLEVLASERDPAMAEAFSDEEYRGVMRILQRFYNIIITDCGTGLSHSAMNGVLDMANSIILVSSPAMDGARSAGATLDWLEAHGYGHLVSRAVVVLSSSRPGASTIDTDQLGQHFLTRCRAVHQVPFDDHLSEGADVDLDLVSKQTRRAFTELAATIADDFATVAPERDEPFYP from the coding sequence ATGACGTACGACGACTCCGGGAGTTTGGACAATTCCGGCGTGCCGGCGCCCCCGCCGTGGCTCCAGTTCGCCGAACCAGAGCCGCCAGCGGCGCCGCAGCCCACTCCCCGTGAGCAGCCGGCGTATCCACCGACGCAGGAACAGGCGCGTCGGGAGATGCCGCCCGGCCCGGACGGGCCCGGTGGGCAGGGCCCGCAGGCCGCGGACCCCGAACCGACCGACGGTGAGACGCGGCCGTTCGACGGGGCGCCGTTCGAGGGAGCGCCGTTCGAGGGAGCCGGGCCGCAACGACCACCCGCCGACATGCCGGGGCCCGGCATGCCTCCCCAGGGCATGCCGCCACAGCAGGCCGGTCCATTCCCGCATCAGCCGCCCCGGCAACCGCACTTTCCACCGCAGATGCCTCCGGGTGGACCCGGGTATCCGCCCGCGCCCCAGTTCGGCCCGGGCGCGCCGTACGGCGGCCCGCCGATGGGTCCGGCCGGCTACCGCGACCCGCAGTCCGGTCCCGGACTCGACGAGGTCGCGCTCATCCGCAAGGCGCGCCGCGCACCCAGCCGCGGTTGGCGTCGTGCGGTACACACGATGTCGGCCGGCGCCATCAACCCCGGCGAATCCGCCTCGGACATCGAGTACAAACACCTGCTCGAGCGCGTCAATCGGCCCGTCCGAGGCGACTACCGGATCGCCGTGCTGTCACTCAAGGGCGGCGTCGGGAAGACCACCACCACGGTGGGTCTGGGTTCGACGTTCGCGTCGTTGCGCGGTGATCGCGTCATCGCCGTCGACGCCAACCCCGACCTCGGCACCCTTGCCCAGCGAATCCCCCAGCAGACCCGTTCCACCGTTCGCGATCTGCTGGCCGACGCCAACGTCTACCGCTACTCCGACGTGCGCGCGCACACGTCCCAGTCGCCGAGCCGGTTGGAAGTCCTTGCCTCCGAACGTGACCCGGCGATGGCCGAGGCGTTCAGCGATGAGGAGTACCGCGGTGTGATGCGGATTCTCCAGCGGTTCTACAACATCATCATCACCGATTGCGGCACCGGTCTGAGCCATTCCGCGATGAACGGCGTGCTGGACATGGCCAACTCGATCATCCTGGTCAGTTCGCCTGCCATGGACGGCGCGCGCAGCGCAGGCGCCACCCTCGACTGGCTCGAGGCACACGGCTACGGCCACCTTGTCTCACGCGCCGTGGTGGTGTTGAGTTCGTCTCGTCCGGGCGCGTCGACGATCGACACCGACCAACTGGGCCAGCACTTCCTCACCCGGTGCCGCGCGGTGCACCAGGTCCCGTTCGACGATCATCTGTCCGAAGGGGCCGACGTCGACCTCGACCTGGTGAGCAAGCAGACGCGACGCGCCTTCACAGAACTGGCGGCCACCATCGCCGACGATTTCGCCACGGTGGCGCCGGAGCGTGACGAGCCGTTCTACCCGTGA
- a CDS encoding YbaB/EbfC family nucleoid-associated protein → MGWAMDELESRANAQLNSMYELSEKLVAISVRETSSDDLVTVEVNGFGALTGLSLAPGANDLGGPRLGEEIVGTAALAAQRAFARRALITQEFNESFAELLGSRPCSG, encoded by the coding sequence ATGGGTTGGGCGATGGATGAACTCGAGTCCAGGGCGAATGCGCAACTGAACAGCATGTACGAGCTGAGCGAGAAGCTCGTGGCGATCAGCGTCCGGGAGACGTCGTCGGACGATCTCGTGACCGTCGAGGTGAACGGATTCGGGGCTCTGACCGGTTTGTCGCTGGCTCCCGGAGCCAACGATCTGGGCGGCCCGCGCCTGGGCGAAGAGATCGTCGGGACCGCGGCACTGGCGGCCCAGCGCGCCTTTGCCCGGCGCGCGCTGATCACGCAGGAGTTCAACGAATCCTTTGCTGAACTGCTCGGCTCCCGTCCGTGCAGTGGATGA
- a CDS encoding PPE domain-containing protein produces MTGFTGVIWGARSTEKLALDLRAGPGPGPLTDAGFAWHAVSSDLSNAATEYTSILTALGVNWRSPRTDAALETLTRLTSWFAEAAAAAGRNARRAEGQAAAVTVARLSMPDLVEVDVAEKAMQVATVVGVVAPGLVGAAARAEQVLHDQKLRAARVMETYEAATESAARPWEALGPAPDLVFADPLGARRSAQQSAVRTSSAHMQSPALSPSSVRPVCAPMGFTLVECGTTPAADKTRYAPTVLAGGVEGGVPVSETDMAAVSPSPNAPLGPIAAHAGMAPERQATRSSVSPEQAGVAYDRSATVERPMPTWAELAVAEHAVAHHVPNAAGRPLDPMYLTGTLARDLGREP; encoded by the coding sequence TTGACCGGATTCACCGGCGTCATCTGGGGCGCGCGTAGCACCGAGAAGCTGGCCCTCGACCTGCGCGCCGGCCCGGGCCCGGGCCCGTTGACCGATGCCGGATTCGCCTGGCACGCGGTGTCTTCCGACCTGTCGAACGCAGCCACCGAGTACACCTCGATCCTGACCGCGCTCGGAGTGAACTGGCGGTCGCCGCGCACCGACGCCGCGCTCGAAACCCTGACGCGCCTCACGTCGTGGTTCGCAGAGGCGGCGGCCGCTGCTGGTCGCAATGCCCGCCGTGCGGAGGGGCAGGCGGCCGCGGTGACGGTGGCTCGGCTTTCCATGCCCGACCTCGTCGAGGTCGATGTGGCCGAGAAAGCGATGCAGGTTGCGACGGTCGTCGGTGTCGTCGCACCTGGCCTGGTCGGTGCTGCTGCGCGGGCCGAACAGGTCCTGCACGACCAGAAGTTGCGGGCCGCGCGTGTGATGGAGACCTATGAGGCCGCGACCGAATCTGCCGCACGTCCGTGGGAAGCCCTCGGGCCCGCACCAGATCTCGTCTTCGCGGACCCGCTCGGAGCGCGACGCTCGGCACAACAGTCGGCGGTCCGGACGTCATCTGCGCACATGCAGTCACCCGCGCTCTCGCCGTCGTCCGTGCGGCCGGTCTGCGCACCCATGGGTTTCACGCTGGTGGAGTGCGGCACCACACCGGCGGCCGACAAGACGCGCTACGCGCCGACGGTCCTTGCCGGTGGGGTCGAAGGCGGCGTGCCCGTGTCGGAGACCGACATGGCGGCTGTGTCGCCATCACCGAACGCGCCGCTCGGGCCGATCGCCGCGCACGCAGGCATGGCCCCGGAACGTCAAGCCACGCGCAGCTCGGTGTCGCCGGAACAGGCCGGTGTCGCCTACGACCGGTCGGCGACCGTCGAGCGGCCGATGCCCACGTGGGCCGAGCTCGCCGTCGCTGAACACGCTGTCGCACACCATGTCCCGAACGCCGCTGGGCGGCCGCTCGACCCGATGTATCTGACCGGGACTCTCGCGCGCGATCTCGGGAGGGAACCGTGA
- a CDS encoding cation diffusion facilitator family transporter yields the protein MSVEGSKRAIIAALLANAGIALAKFVGFLITGSSSLLAEAVHSVADTSNQGLLLLGQQRAAKKADQLHPFGYGRSRYFYSFVVALVLFSLGSLFAIYEGIHKIQHAHDHELESPLVAVIILVVAICLEGYSFTTAYRESKPLKGKASWWRFIRNSRSPELPVVLLEDSGALVGIVLALAGVGLTMLTGDAVWDGVGTLGIGVLLGIIAIILIVEMKSLLIGEGATEEEDRALRNALAADGVDRVIHMKTQYLGPEELLVAAKIAIPAGVDAITVAHTIDAAEVRVRSAVPQARVIYLEPDIDRGSGG from the coding sequence GTGTCAGTCGAGGGCTCCAAGCGGGCGATCATCGCCGCGCTGCTGGCCAACGCGGGGATCGCATTGGCGAAGTTCGTCGGATTCCTGATCACCGGGTCGTCGTCGCTGCTCGCCGAAGCGGTGCACTCTGTTGCGGACACGTCGAACCAGGGCTTGCTCCTCCTGGGGCAACAACGAGCGGCGAAAAAGGCGGACCAGCTGCACCCCTTCGGGTATGGGCGCAGCCGGTACTTCTACTCCTTCGTGGTCGCCCTGGTGCTGTTCAGTCTCGGCTCCCTGTTCGCGATCTACGAGGGCATCCACAAGATCCAGCACGCACACGACCACGAGCTCGAGTCACCGCTCGTGGCGGTCATCATCCTGGTGGTGGCGATCTGTCTCGAGGGTTACAGCTTCACCACCGCCTACCGTGAGTCGAAGCCGTTGAAGGGCAAGGCCAGTTGGTGGCGTTTCATCCGGAATTCGCGTTCGCCGGAACTGCCGGTGGTGTTGCTCGAGGACTCCGGCGCACTCGTCGGTATCGTGCTCGCGCTCGCGGGCGTCGGGCTCACGATGCTGACCGGCGACGCGGTCTGGGATGGTGTCGGCACCTTGGGCATCGGCGTCCTCCTGGGCATCATCGCGATCATCCTGATCGTCGAGATGAAGAGCCTGTTGATCGGCGAAGGGGCGACCGAGGAGGAGGATCGCGCGCTGCGCAACGCGTTGGCCGCCGATGGCGTCGACCGCGTCATCCACATGAAGACCCAGTATCTCGGGCCCGAGGAACTGCTTGTCGCCGCGAAGATCGCGATCCCGGCGGGGGTGGACGCCATCACGGTTGCGCACACGATCGACGCGGCAGAGGTCCGGGTGCGCTCGGCGGTGCCGCAGGCGCGGGTCATCTACCTCGAACCGGACATCGACCGCGGTTCGGGCGGCTGA
- a CDS encoding dTMP kinase, with protein sequence MGQLIAVEGLDGAGKNTLVTALVDRWRDDGLRVWTLTFPRYGASVTADLAAEALHGQHGDLRDSVYAMALMFALDRAGAADGIRKAVGEHDIVVLDRYVASNAAYNAARLGQDADGEMVGWVTDLEFGRFGLPVPDRHVLLGVPPDVAMDRAAHRAATDSARPQDLYERDRDLQVRVDSVYRQLARSQWMSPWVATTDGDVEELSRRLSAE encoded by the coding sequence GTGGGTCAACTGATTGCGGTGGAGGGACTCGACGGCGCCGGCAAGAACACGCTGGTGACCGCGCTCGTCGACCGGTGGCGCGACGACGGATTGCGCGTGTGGACACTGACATTCCCCCGATACGGGGCCTCGGTCACCGCCGACCTGGCGGCGGAAGCGCTCCACGGACAGCACGGTGATCTACGCGACAGTGTCTATGCGATGGCCCTGATGTTCGCCCTGGATCGGGCGGGCGCCGCCGACGGGATCCGAAAGGCCGTCGGGGAACACGACATCGTGGTGCTCGACCGCTATGTGGCATCGAACGCCGCCTACAACGCGGCCCGCCTCGGTCAGGATGCCGACGGCGAGATGGTCGGCTGGGTGACCGACCTCGAGTTCGGCCGATTCGGGCTCCCGGTGCCCGATCGGCACGTTCTCCTCGGGGTGCCGCCCGACGTCGCGATGGACCGCGCGGCCCATCGGGCGGCCACCGATTCGGCTCGACCGCAAGACCTGTACGAACGCGACCGTGACCTGCAGGTGCGGGTCGACTCGGTGTACCGGCAGCTCGCGCGTTCGCAATGGATGTCACCCTGGGTGGCGACGACCGACGGTGACGTCGAGGAACTCTCGAGACGTCTCTCGGCCGAATGA
- a CDS encoding WXG100 family type VII secretion target: MFETSGHSVVQVDLGDAQASAAAIGQIVNDMQGILRSIQGHTENGQVGWKGTAQVAFGTTSSDWQGSATKLQAILQEIETNLSSGFTGYEDLDHSAGQAITASIGGGLRI; this comes from the coding sequence ATGTTCGAGACAAGCGGCCACAGCGTGGTCCAGGTAGACCTGGGCGATGCACAGGCCTCGGCCGCGGCGATCGGCCAGATCGTGAACGACATGCAGGGGATACTGCGATCGATCCAGGGCCACACCGAGAACGGTCAGGTCGGATGGAAGGGCACGGCACAGGTCGCGTTCGGCACCACCAGCAGCGACTGGCAGGGTTCGGCGACCAAGCTGCAGGCCATCCTCCAAGAGATCGAGACCAACCTGTCCAGTGGATTCACCGGGTACGAGGACCTCGATCACAGTGCCGGACAGGCAATCACCGCGAGCATCGGCGGTGGCCTCCGGATCTGA
- a CDS encoding CoA transferase, producing the protein MTYTDVPPHGALDGLRVLELGTLIAGPFAGRLLGDMGAEVIKIEAPGSPDPIRTWGQAEKDGERVYWTVHARNKKAITLDLRAPAGRDIFLDLVDRADIVVENFRPGTLERWDLGYEVLSERNPGIILVRVSGYGQTGPAASRAGYASVAEAESGLRYLNGYPGEAPPRLALSIGDTLAGMFAAQGALAAVYRRTVTGRGQVVDTALTEACLAVQESTIADYDLAGVVRGPSGTRLDGIAPSNLYQAADGLRVVIAANQDTVFRRLCTAMGQPGLASDPRFVDHQARGVNQDELDAIIAEWAGGHTSADLIDILGAAGVVVGPVNTVAEVVRDPQMLARDMLVPHHDERLGRDVLGPGIVPRLSESPGQVRSAGPPRPGADNDEIYRDFLGLGDEVVDALAEQGVI; encoded by the coding sequence GTGACGTACACCGACGTTCCTCCCCACGGCGCACTCGACGGTCTCCGCGTACTCGAACTGGGCACGCTCATCGCCGGCCCCTTCGCCGGGCGGCTGCTCGGCGACATGGGCGCCGAGGTGATCAAGATCGAGGCCCCCGGCTCCCCCGACCCGATCCGGACCTGGGGCCAGGCCGAGAAGGACGGCGAGCGGGTCTACTGGACTGTTCACGCGCGCAACAAGAAAGCCATCACCCTCGATCTGCGTGCGCCCGCGGGTCGCGACATCTTCCTGGATCTCGTCGACCGCGCCGACATCGTGGTGGAGAATTTTCGGCCCGGCACCCTCGAGCGGTGGGATCTCGGCTACGAGGTGTTGTCCGAACGCAATCCCGGGATAATCCTGGTCCGGGTGTCCGGGTACGGCCAGACCGGGCCCGCGGCGAGCCGGGCGGGGTACGCGTCGGTCGCTGAGGCCGAGAGCGGTCTGCGCTACCTGAACGGCTATCCGGGCGAGGCCCCGCCCCGGCTGGCCCTGTCGATCGGCGACACGTTGGCCGGCATGTTCGCCGCGCAGGGAGCCCTGGCCGCCGTGTACCGCCGCACGGTCACGGGCCGGGGGCAGGTGGTGGACACCGCTCTCACCGAGGCATGCCTTGCCGTGCAGGAGTCGACGATCGCCGACTACGACCTCGCCGGAGTGGTGCGCGGTCCGTCCGGAACACGGCTCGACGGCATCGCGCCGTCGAACCTCTATCAGGCAGCCGACGGGCTACGCGTGGTGATCGCGGCGAACCAGGACACCGTCTTCCGACGACTCTGCACGGCCATGGGCCAACCAGGACTCGCCTCCGACCCGCGATTCGTCGATCATCAGGCGCGAGGAGTGAACCAAGACGAACTCGACGCGATCATCGCCGAGTGGGCAGGCGGTCACACCAGCGCCGATCTGATCGACATCCTCGGCGCAGCGGGCGTGGTCGTCGGCCCGGTCAACACCGTCGCCGAGGTGGTTCGTGACCCGCAGATGCTCGCCCGCGACATGCTCGTCCCGCACCACGACGAACGGCTGGGCCGCGACGTCCTCGGACCCGGCATCGTGCCGCGCCTATCCGAGAGCCCCGGTCAGGTGCGCTCAGCCGGTCCACCCCGGCCCGGCGCAGACAACGACGAGATCTATCGGGACTTCCTGGGTCTGGGCGACGAGGTGGTGGACGCGCTCGCCGAACAGGGCGTCATCTGA
- a CDS encoding alpha/beta hydrolase codes for MSAASAHTRPNNGKGRALRPVGDTEIRVEYHTIHGYRRAYRIAGSGPALLLIHGIGDNSSTWDSVIPILAQRYTVIAPDLLGHGKSEKPRADYSVAAFANGMRDLLVVLGHTKVTVVGHSLGGGVAMQFCYQFPRFVERLVLVAAGGVTRDVNPALRLVSMPVAHEILTVLRVPGVVPALRLGARVLAAAPRVPGTSTMSLQRLLNDHEDLIRVLGDLADPTASAAFLRTLRAVVDWRGQVVTMMDRSYLTERLPVLLIWGDEDTVIPYHHAQLVHSAIPHSELETFPDCGHFPFHADPERFTQVVIDFIEQNEPVVFDPANWRQLLSEGQQRGGFVGDAETVGAVIDAIEDERSAT; via the coding sequence ATCTCCGCCGCATCCGCCCATACCCGCCCGAACAACGGAAAGGGCCGCGCGCTGCGACCGGTGGGCGACACCGAGATCCGCGTCGAATACCACACGATTCACGGTTACCGCCGCGCATATCGCATCGCAGGCAGTGGTCCGGCACTGTTGCTGATCCATGGCATCGGCGACAACTCGTCGACGTGGGACTCCGTCATACCGATCCTGGCGCAGCGCTACACGGTGATCGCACCGGACCTCCTCGGGCACGGCAAGTCTGAGAAACCGCGCGCGGACTACTCGGTGGCGGCCTTCGCCAACGGGATGCGCGACCTGCTCGTGGTGCTCGGCCACACCAAGGTCACCGTGGTGGGCCACTCACTCGGCGGCGGCGTCGCGATGCAGTTCTGCTACCAGTTCCCACGTTTTGTCGAGCGACTCGTACTGGTGGCGGCCGGCGGCGTGACGCGCGACGTCAATCCCGCACTGCGACTGGTCTCCATGCCGGTGGCACACGAGATCCTCACGGTGCTGCGCGTCCCCGGGGTGGTCCCGGCCCTACGGCTCGGCGCCCGGGTCCTCGCTGCCGCCCCTCGGGTGCCGGGCACCTCGACGATGTCGCTGCAGCGCCTCCTCAACGATCATGAGGACCTGATCCGTGTGCTGGGTGATCTCGCCGACCCGACGGCGTCCGCGGCCTTCCTGCGCACGTTGCGCGCGGTGGTGGACTGGCGTGGCCAGGTGGTGACCATGATGGACCGGAGTTATCTCACCGAACGGCTTCCGGTGCTGCTCATCTGGGGTGATGAGGACACCGTCATCCCGTACCACCACGCCCAGCTGGTGCACTCGGCGATCCCACATTCCGAACTCGAGACCTTCCCCGACTGTGGGCATTTCCCGTTTCACGCCGACCCGGAACGGTTCACCCAGGTGGTCATCGACTTCATCGAACAAAACGAGCCCGTGGTGTTCGATCCCGCCAACTGGCGTCAACTGCTCAGCGAGGGCCAGCAACGCGGCGGATTCGTCGGCGACGCGGAGACCGTCGGAGCGGTGATCGACGCGATCGAAGACGAGCGCAGCGCCACCTGA
- a CDS encoding PE family protein yields MTGEIATEKLDVEPAELISAAGRLDGLADRLQRSLGAATPALIVRAAGRDEVSEISACSFTTVARRFTEDAARGVEELRKIAAMLRMQATKYREADDAAASAFRTTDARHHRRVESDSPPHPTSPSSRGE; encoded by the coding sequence ATGACCGGTGAGATCGCTACAGAGAAGCTGGATGTCGAACCGGCAGAACTCATCTCGGCTGCCGGACGTCTGGACGGCCTTGCCGATCGGCTCCAACGTTCGCTGGGAGCGGCGACTCCCGCACTGATCGTCCGCGCCGCCGGACGGGACGAGGTCTCCGAGATCTCGGCGTGCAGTTTCACCACAGTGGCCCGCAGATTCACCGAGGACGCGGCCCGCGGCGTCGAGGAGCTCCGCAAGATCGCTGCGATGCTCCGCATGCAGGCGACGAAGTACCGAGAAGCCGACGACGCCGCGGCTTCCGCATTTCGGACCACCGACGCGCGTCACCACCGACGCGTCGAATCCGACAGTCCACCCCACCCCACATCGCCGTCGTCGAGAGGAGAGTGA
- a CDS encoding WXG100 family type VII secretion target, translating into MTGTISYDHGNLGDLSGNIRRQFNALEQLAGQLKRQVHQLQGNWTSPDAAANYHDAQARWDALFGQAREQLDGLGRGVQNASERMRETDRSIGNTFKSTF; encoded by the coding sequence ATGACAGGCACGATCAGTTACGACCACGGCAATCTCGGTGATCTGTCGGGCAACATCCGCCGGCAGTTCAATGCCCTCGAGCAGCTCGCCGGTCAGCTCAAGCGACAGGTCCATCAGTTGCAGGGCAACTGGACATCGCCCGATGCGGCTGCCAACTACCACGATGCCCAGGCCCGATGGGATGCCTTGTTCGGCCAGGCGCGCGAGCAACTCGACGGGCTGGGCCGAGGTGTGCAGAACGCCTCGGAACGCATGAGAGAAACCGACCGGTCCATCGGCAACACCTTCAAGAGCACCTTCTGA
- the ahcY gene encoding adenosylhomocysteinase: MTTAQALHADSRNGIDFKVADLSLADFGRKEIELAEHEMPGLMSLRREYADVSPLSGARISGSLHMTVQTAVLIETLVALGAQVRWASCNIFSTQDHAAAAIVVGPHGTPDEPKGIPVFAWKGETLEEYWWAAEQMLTWPDEPANMILDDGGDATMLVLRGAEFEKAGVVPPADDEHSAEYKVFLELLRASFEADKSKWSTIAESVQGVTEETTTGVLRLYQFAAAGELTFPAINVNDSVTKSKFDNKYGTRHSLIDGINRGTDVLIGGKKVLICGYGDVGKGCAESLAGQGARVQVTEIDPINALQALMDGFDVVTVEDAIGQADIVITSTGNLGIITLAHMREMKNQAILGNIGHFDNEIDMAGLEGSGAKRITVKPQVDQWIFENGKSIIVLSEGRLLNLGNATGHPSFVMSNSFSNQVIAQIELWTKKDEYDNEVYRLPKHLDEKVARIHVEALGGTLTKLTKEQAEYINVDVEGPYKPEHYRY; this comes from the coding sequence ATGACGACTGCGCAGGCATTGCACGCCGACAGCCGCAACGGGATCGACTTCAAGGTGGCTGACCTGTCCCTCGCGGACTTCGGCCGCAAGGAGATCGAGTTGGCCGAACACGAGATGCCGGGCCTGATGTCGCTGCGGCGGGAGTATGCGGATGTGTCGCCGCTCTCGGGTGCCCGCATCTCCGGCTCGCTGCACATGACGGTTCAGACCGCGGTGCTCATCGAGACCCTGGTCGCGCTGGGTGCACAGGTCCGGTGGGCGTCGTGCAACATCTTCTCCACGCAGGATCATGCGGCCGCCGCGATCGTGGTCGGCCCGCACGGCACCCCGGATGAGCCCAAGGGCATCCCGGTGTTCGCGTGGAAGGGTGAGACCCTCGAGGAGTACTGGTGGGCCGCCGAGCAGATGCTCACCTGGCCCGATGAGCCGGCGAACATGATCCTCGACGACGGTGGCGACGCCACCATGCTGGTCCTGCGCGGCGCCGAGTTCGAGAAGGCGGGCGTCGTTCCGCCCGCCGACGATGAGCATTCGGCCGAGTACAAGGTCTTCCTGGAACTGCTGCGCGCGAGCTTCGAGGCCGACAAGTCCAAGTGGTCGACCATCGCCGAGTCGGTTCAGGGCGTCACCGAGGAGACCACCACCGGTGTCCTGCGGCTGTACCAGTTCGCCGCGGCCGGCGAACTCACCTTCCCGGCGATCAACGTCAACGACTCGGTCACCAAGTCGAAGTTCGACAACAAGTACGGCACCCGGCACTCCCTGATCGACGGGATCAACCGCGGCACCGACGTTCTCATCGGCGGTAAGAAGGTCCTCATCTGTGGCTACGGCGACGTGGGCAAGGGCTGCGCCGAGTCGCTGGCGGGACAGGGTGCCCGTGTCCAGGTGACCGAGATCGACCCGATCAACGCGCTGCAGGCGCTGATGGACGGCTTCGACGTCGTCACCGTCGAGGATGCGATCGGCCAGGCCGACATCGTCATCACGTCGACCGGCAACCTGGGCATCATCACGCTCGCACACATGCGGGAGATGAAGAACCAGGCGATCCTGGGCAACATCGGTCACTTCGACAACGAGATCGACATGGCCGGGCTGGAAGGCTCGGGGGCCAAGCGCATCACCGTCAAGCCCCAGGTCGATCAGTGGATCTTCGAGAACGGCAAGTCGATCATCGTGCTGTCCGAGGGCCGACTGCTCAACCTGGGCAACGCGACCGGACACCCGTCGTTCGTGATGAGCAACAGCTTCTCCAACCAGGTGATCGCTCAGATCGAGCTGTGGACCAAGAAGGACGAGTACGACAACGAGGTCTACCGGCTGCCCAAGCATCTCGACGAGAAGGTCGCACGCATCCACGTCGAGGCTCTCGGTGGCACGCTCACCAAGCTGACGAAGGAACAGGCCGAGTACATCAACGTCGACGTCGAGGGTCCGTACAAGCCGGAGCACTACCGGTACTGA
- a CDS encoding amino acid permease yields the protein MANPLTRRKSIEQSMADTDEPEHRLRKDLSAWNLIVFGVSVVIGAGIFTITASIAGDKAGPAISISFVMAAIACALAALCYAEFASTVPVAGSAYTFGYATFGEFLAWILGWDLILEFAVGAAVVAKGWSSYLGSVFGFAGGTVEIGGHDVDWGAIVIIAVVTTLLVLGTRLSSQVSAIITAIKVAVVLMVIIVGFFYVKADNYTPFVPPAEHGAGSEKSVDSTLFSLLTGGGDSSYGWYGVLAAASIVFFAFIGFDVVATTAEETRNPRKDVPRGILGSLAIVTVLYVLVTIVVTGMVSYKQLATSEDGDATNLADAFALNGVTWAEKVIAIGALAGLTTVVMVLMLGQSRVLFAMCRDGLLPRAMSKTHPRFGTPARLTILIGVVVAVVAGFFPIDKLEEMVNVGTLFAFIVVAGGVMVLRRTRPDLDRGFTVPGGPVIPVLAILACLWLMLNLSALTWIRFVIWMVIGVAVYFLYSQRHSMVGKRERGEITDPVGSAER from the coding sequence ATGGCGAATCCGCTCACCCGCCGGAAATCCATCGAGCAGTCGATGGCTGACACGGATGAACCCGAGCACAGACTCCGCAAAGACCTCTCCGCCTGGAACCTGATCGTCTTCGGGGTGTCGGTGGTGATCGGCGCGGGCATCTTCACCATCACCGCGTCGATCGCGGGCGACAAGGCAGGCCCGGCGATCTCGATCTCGTTCGTGATGGCGGCGATCGCCTGTGCGCTCGCTGCGCTCTGCTACGCCGAGTTCGCCTCGACGGTGCCGGTGGCCGGTTCTGCCTACACGTTCGGATACGCGACGTTCGGTGAGTTCCTCGCGTGGATTCTGGGGTGGGACCTGATCCTCGAGTTCGCGGTCGGTGCCGCGGTGGTGGCGAAGGGCTGGTCGAGCTATCTCGGCAGCGTCTTCGGATTCGCGGGTGGCACCGTCGAGATCGGGGGACACGACGTCGACTGGGGTGCGATCGTCATCATCGCCGTGGTGACCACCTTGTTGGTCCTCGGGACCAGGCTCTCGTCACAGGTCTCGGCGATCATCACCGCGATCAAGGTCGCCGTCGTGCTGATGGTGATCATCGTCGGCTTCTTCTACGTCAAGGCTGACAACTACACACCGTTCGTGCCGCCTGCCGAGCATGGCGCCGGCAGCGAGAAGTCCGTGGACTCCACGTTGTTCTCGCTTCTCACCGGCGGCGGTGACAGTTCCTACGGCTGGTACGGCGTCCTGGCGGCAGCGTCGATCGTGTTCTTCGCGTTCATCGGCTTCGACGTCGTCGCGACCACCGCCGAGGAAACCCGCAATCCGCGCAAGGATGTCCCGCGCGGCATTCTGGGGTCCCTGGCCATCGTCACCGTGCTCTATGTCCTCGTCACGATCGTGGTGACCGGCATGGTCAGCTACAAGCAACTCGCCACCAGCGAAGACGGTGACGCGACGAACCTTGCGGACGCATTCGCTCTCAATGGGGTCACCTGGGCGGAGAAGGTCATCGCCATCGGTGCGCTGGCCGGTCTGACAACGGTCGTGATGGTGCTGATGCTCGGCCAGTCGCGGGTCCTCTTCGCGATGTGCCGTGACGGGCTGCTGCCGCGCGCCATGTCGAAGACGCATCCGCGGTTCGGCACGCCCGCCCGCCTGACGATCCTCATCGGCGTGGTGGTCGCCGTGGTCGCCGGATTCTTCCCGATCGACAAGCTCGAGGAGATGGTGAACGTCGGCACGCTGTTCGCCTTCATCGTGGTGGCGGGAGGCGTGATGGTGCTGCGACGTACCCGGCCAGATCTCGATCGAGGCTTCACCGTCCCGGGAGGCCCGGTGATCCCGGTCCTGGCGATCCTGGCGTGTCTGTGGCTGATGCTCAACCTCTCGGCACTCACCTGGATCCGGTTCGTCATCTGGATGGTGATCGGTGTGGCCGTCTACTTCCTCTACAGTCAGCGGCACTCGATGGTCGGCAAACGCGAGCGCGGGGAGATCACCGATCCCGTGGGGTCCGCGGAGCGGTAG